CACATCATCTGGCATGGCAGCCGTTGCCTTAGCAATATTGAATTTAGTAAGAAATGGAGATGAAATTGTTTCAGCAAGCGGGATTTTTGGTGGCACATATTCATTGTTCAGATCATTTGAAAACCTTGGTATTAAGACAAGATTTGCAGAAGATAGCAGCCTTGAGAGCTTTGAAAAGCATATAACAGAGAAAACTAAAGTAATTTTTGTAGAAACAATAGGAAATCCAAAACTGGATGTGCCAAATATCAAACAAATAGCTGAGCTTGCGCATGAGCATGGTATTGCACTCATTGTTGATAGCACTGTCACAACACCGTACCTTGTAAAACCCATAAAACTCGGTGCTGATATAGTGGTTCATTCTACATCAAAGTTTATAAATGGAAGCGGCAGCTGTATTGGCGGAGTTATAGTTGCAAGCAGCAACATGAAAATTGATTATGATAGGTATCCGCTTATTAAGGAATACAAAAAGTATGGTGAATTTGCGTACATTGCACGACTTCGAAATAATTTGCTTAAAGATTTTGGCGCCTGTATATCGCCTTTTAATGCATTTTTAAATACAATCGGGCTTGAAACCCTCGGTGTTCGTATGCAAAAGATTTGCGAGAATGCTCTTTGCCTTGCCAAAGCCCTAAAAGAAAATAAGAAGGTTGTTTCAGTAAATTACCCTGGGCTTGATGAAAGTAGTTACTTTAGAGTTGCAACAGAACAGTTTGGAGGCAAATATGGAGCAATTTTGACAATACGGGTTGGAACAAAGGTGAATGCCTTTAAAGTGATAGATTCATTGCGATATGCCATAAATTCAACCAATATAGGAGATGTAAGGACACTTGTTGTACATCCTGCGTCAACTATATATGCAAGCTTTTCTGTTGAAGAAAAAGAATCTATGGGTGTTTATGAAGATATGATAAGAATATGTGTTGGCCTTGAGGATGTAGAAGACATAATAGAAGATTTTTACCAGGCACTTGAAAAGATTTAAAATGGCATGTTTCCCAAAACTAAAGAAGGGTGATAAAGTAAGATGAACTTTGAAGTGAAGATGCTAAAAACTGACATACTCATAATTGGTGGTGGAACAGCTGGGTGTTTTGCTGCCATAGCAATTGCTGAAAAAGCGCCAAACGTGAGTGTTTTAATTGCAGAAAAGGCAAACATTAAGCGAAGCGGATGCCTTGCTGCAGGTGTCAATGCTCTGAATGCCTATATCACAGAAGGAGAAACTCCCGAGACGTACCTGCAGTATGTCAAGGAGGATTACGAAAATATCGTAAGAGAAGATTTGGTATACACTATGGCCTTAAGATTAAATGAGGTTACAAAGAAGATTGAAGATATGGGGCTTGTCATCTTAAAAGATTCAAATGGAAAATATTTAGCAAGAGGTAAAAGAAACATAAAAATAAATGGCGAAAATATAAAACCAATTTTAGCAAAAGCAGTTGAGAGTAAAAGTAATATCAAAGTGCTAAATCATGTAAATATCATTGATTACATTGTCAAAGACAGTAAAGTAATAGGGGTATATGGATTCTCTATAAATAGCAATGTTTTCTACATTATCATCGCCAAAGCAGTGATCTGTGCAACAGGTGGTGCTGCAGGGCTCTACAGACCTAACAACCATGGATTTTCAAGACACAAGATGTGGTATCCACCTTTTAATGTAGGTTCAGGATATGCAATGGGAATCAGAGCATGTTGCGAGATGACAAGTTACGAAGTTAGATTTATAGCTCTTCGCTGCAAGGATACTTTAGCGCCAACAGGAACAATAGCTCAAGAGGTAAAAGCTGAGTTTATCAATTCAAAAGGTGAGTACTATGAAAAAAGATATGGAAGACCTACCACATACAACAGAGTATTTTCAACGGTTGAGGAAATGAAAGCAGGCCGAGGTCCGTGTTATTTAAAAACAGTAGGGATTTCTAAAGAGGACGAGCAGAAGCTAATAAAAGCATATCTTCACATGGCACCATCACAGACACTTAAGTGGATCGACAGTGGCAAAGGGCCGTCGGTTGAGAATGTCGAAATTGAAGGCTCAGAACCATACATCGTTGGTGGTCATTCAGCAAGTGGTTATTGGGTAGATACAGAAAGACAAACAACCTTGAGAGGCTTATTTGCAGCAGGGGATGTTGTTGGTGGTTGTCCTCACAAGTATGTAACAGGCTGCTTCGCAGAGGCTGAAATAGCTGCAAATTCTGCGCTAAAGTATATAAAAGACAAAGAGTTTGAAACCTTAGATATATCCTCAATAGAACAAAAACTCTATGAGGTGCACAGATTTTTCACCAATACTTCTTCTTTGTACACCACAGAAGAATTAGAAGAAACTATGCAAAAAGTAATGGATGTTTAT
The sequence above is drawn from the Caldicellulosiruptor bescii DSM 6725 genome and encodes:
- a CDS encoding adenylyl-sulfate reductase subunit alpha is translated as MNFEVKMLKTDILIIGGGTAGCFAAIAIAEKAPNVSVLIAEKANIKRSGCLAAGVNALNAYITEGETPETYLQYVKEDYENIVREDLVYTMALRLNEVTKKIEDMGLVILKDSNGKYLARGKRNIKINGENIKPILAKAVESKSNIKVLNHVNIIDYIVKDSKVIGVYGFSINSNVFYIIIAKAVICATGGAAGLYRPNNHGFSRHKMWYPPFNVGSGYAMGIRACCEMTSYEVRFIALRCKDTLAPTGTIAQEVKAEFINSKGEYYEKRYGRPTTYNRVFSTVEEMKAGRGPCYLKTVGISKEDEQKLIKAYLHMAPSQTLKWIDSGKGPSVENVEIEGSEPYIVGGHSASGYWVDTERQTTLRGLFAAGDVVGGCPHKYVTGCFAEAEIAANSALKYIKDKEFETLDISSIEQKLYEVHRFFTNTSSLYTTEELEETMQKVMDVYAGGISAGYAYNLKGLQIAKKRIEELFTLAQRLRAEDTYQLMKIYELIDRLYVCKVLLHHLEARKETRWRAFQEFVDYPYKDDENFLKYVNSRFEDGQVKIIFRSLVKKDEVYEHKD
- a CDS encoding O-acetylhomoserine aminocarboxypropyltransferase/cysteine synthase family protein, whose protein sequence is MRFNTSLIHGGIGQKENKGATNIPIYQCNSFQYETARELEEVFSGKKPGFIYTRINNPTVEAFERRIAFLEEGIAAVATSSGMAAVALAILNLVRNGDEIVSASGIFGGTYSLFRSFENLGIKTRFAEDSSLESFEKHITEKTKVIFVETIGNPKLDVPNIKQIAELAHEHGIALIVDSTVTTPYLVKPIKLGADIVVHSTSKFINGSGSCIGGVIVASSNMKIDYDRYPLIKEYKKYGEFAYIARLRNNLLKDFGACISPFNAFLNTIGLETLGVRMQKICENALCLAKALKENKKVVSVNYPGLDESSYFRVATEQFGGKYGAILTIRVGTKVNAFKVIDSLRYAINSTNIGDVRTLVVHPASTIYASFSVEEKESMGVYEDMIRICVGLEDVEDIIEDFYQALEKI